A DNA window from Phragmites australis chromosome 11, lpPhrAust1.1, whole genome shotgun sequence contains the following coding sequences:
- the LOC133884841 gene encoding protein DEHYDRATION-INDUCED 19 homolog 2 isoform X2, whose amino-acid sequence MDAADAWGRSSSSSSAAAAAAARRLQSRYDLYMGFDDADAGAGEALDPRGGAEPYNCPFCGEDFDFVSLCCHIDDEHAVEAKSGVCPICASRVGMDLIGHLTMQHGSYFKMQRRRRVRKLSSGSHSLLSLLRKDWRGGSLQSFLDGSSYVSNPPAAAPDPFFSSLICSLPVAEPSKDLHSDSSDNNFLLNKFPDEKTVERYVTSSLFFLPPHSAPSLSRYHCI is encoded by the exons ATGGACGCCGCCGACGCGTGGGGccgctcgtcctcctcctcctccgccgccgccgccgccgccgccaggcgCCTGCAGTCGCGCTACG ATCTGTACATGGGGTTCGACGACGCGGACGCGGGCGCCGGGGAGGCGCTGGACCCACGCGGCGGGGCCGAGCCCTACAACTGCCCCTTCTGCGGCGAGGACTTCGACTTCGTCAGCCTCTGCTGCCACATCGACGACGAGCACGCCGTCGAGGCCAAGAGTGGG GTATGCCCAATCTGTGCTTCAAGGGTTGGTATGGACTTAATAGGACACTTGACAATGCAGCATGGAAGTTACTTCAAG ATGCAACGCAGGCGCAGAGTCCGAAAGTTATCTTCAGGGTCCCATTCTTTGCTATCTTTGTTGAGAAAGGACTGGAGAGGTGGCAGCTTGCAGTCATTTCTCGATGGATCATCCTATGTATCCAATCCTCCTGCTGCAGCTCCAGAtccatttttttcatctttaatTTGTAGTTTGCCTGTGGCTGAACCATCCAAAGATTTACATTCCGACTCATCTGACAATAACTTTTTGCTAAATAAATTCCCAGATGAAAAGACTGTAGAGAGGTATGTCACCTCAAGCTTGTTCTTTCTGCCGCCTCACTCAGCTCCCTCTTTGTCACGATACCATTGTATCTG